Genomic window (Ureibacillus composti):
GACTTCGATTATAAAAAAATCGGATATTCTAAATGCACATAAACAAAAAGTAATCGACTTCCGAGGAAAAATTGTGCCATTAATTTTCTTAGATGAAATCTTTGAAGTTCCACGTCATCAAGCAATAGACGATGAGTACTTATCAGTTGTCATCGTGAGAAAAGGCGACAAACTTGCTGGTTTAGTCGTGGATTCATTCATTGGCCAACAAGAAATTGTCTTGAAGTCGCTTGGGAACTATTTAACAAATATTTTTGCCATTTCAGGTGCGACAATATTAGGAAATGGTCAAGTTGCATTAATTGTGGACTGTAATGCGTTAATGAAGTAAACATGACTGATAAGAGGTGTAAATTATGACAACTGCACTTGAACAAGTAAAAGTGATTGTCTTTCAATTAGCAGACAAAGAATACGCAATTCCTGTTTCCAATGTACAAGGAATTGAAAAATTAATGCATATAACGCGTGTGCCGAAAACGGAAAAGTATGTAAAAGGTGTAATCAATTTGCGCGGAGTCATTACACCAATCATTGATTTACGTGAACGATTTGAGTTACCTGCAAACGACAATGGTGATGCTGCCCGTATTATTATCATTACATTTGACGATAAAGAAGTTGGATTTGTAGTAGATTCGGCAAACGACGTAATGGATATCTCTGTTAGCGCGATCGAACAGCAACCAGAAGTAGTAGGAACAGCGGAAGAAGAATTTATTTCAGGAGTTGCCAAAATCGAAAATCGACTATTAATCCTTTTACACTTAGAAAAAGTATTAAATCCTTAGAGAAAAGCGGAGGCGGGAGGCAATCCTTAATCCGCGTCCTTCTCCTCTTGCGGTTACTCGTAGAAATTTAAGTTTTAACGGAAAGCAATTCAATTAAGAACCTTAAAAGTAGGGATGAGTATGAATGACAATTCAAAAATCACTTCATTTCATTTAGATGTGCTAAAAGAAATCGGCAATATCGGTGCTGCCCATGCTGCAACAGCACTTTCAGATTTACTTGGTAAGAAGATTGATATGAAAGTTCCAAAAGTAGAAATGGTCCCATTCCATGAAATGATGGAACTTGCAGGTGGTTCGGAAACCGTTGTGGTGGGGGTTTATCTTCGATTAGAAGGTGAAACACAAGGCAGTATGTTTTTCATTTTGCCGATTGAACAAGCAAATCGCTTTATCCGTCGACTAATTCAAGATGAAGCCTTTGATTTTAATGGACCTGATATATCTGAGTTAGGTTTATCCGCTATGCAAGAAATGGGGAATATTTTATCTGGTTCATATCTTTCAGCCCTCTCTGATTTTACAGGGTTGAAAATTTTCCCAACCGTTCCCGGGTTAAGTGTCGACATGTTTGGTGCCATTGTGAGCACTGGCTTAATTGAAATATCACAAGTTAGTGATCAGGTGATGGTCATTAATACATCGATATTTGAAGAAGATCAGGAGTTAAGTAATGCCGTTCATGGACAATTTTTACTATTGCCAGATCCTGATTCCTTCGATTCTATTTTTAAAGCGTTAGGAGTTTTGTAAATGCAATCTTCTAATGTAGATAAGACGGTGAAAGTCGGTATCGCTCAAATGGATATTGTGAAAACACCAAACACGATTCGAACATCAGGGTTAGGTTCCTGTGTCGGTGTCGTGTTATACGATGAAACAAAGAATATCGCGGGTTTAGTGCATGTGATGCTTCCGGATTCAAGCTTAGCACGGAAAGAATCCATAAACGCCGCAAAGTTCGCGGATACTGGGATAGAAGAATTAATTGAACGGTTAAAGCGGGAAGGTGCACATCCCTTTAGGCTAAAAGCAAAAATTGCAGGTGGGGCACAAATGTTTAAATTTACATCAGACAAAGATTCCATGAGAATTGGGCCAAGAAATGTCGAAGCAGTTAAAAATATGCTTAAGAAGAATGGCATATCAATTGTTGCTGAAGATACAGGCGGAAATAGTGGAAGAACGATTGAATTCGATCCAGCTACTAGTAAACTAAGCATTCGAACAGTGAATCAAGGAGTGACCGAAATATGATGGTGGGCTCAATTTTTTATAATTGTTGGGCGACATTGATAGCATTTACCATTACCTTTGTTGTGATGGTGTTGCAACAATCATTATTCCCTTTTCAAATATTAATTTGGTCATTTGTTGTCGGGATCCTTACGTTTGTTGCCATGTTTGGCATTCGTTTTTTAGTCGGATACATATGGTACACACCAAAAGATGAATTATTCCTAAATGTTGAAGGAATGGAGTCTGAAGAACTAAACCAAGGTGAGGCTAATTCAGGACAACAACAATCAACAGTTGAATTTAATGATGAGGCTTCTGAAGAAATTGCCAAGGTTGTTAGATCGATGATGAGTTATGACGATGAACCTGTCACAAAACCTTCATAAGTAGGGTAAAAGTCTTGCTAGAGTCGAAAAACGGCTCTTTTTTCTTATTTTTTCACGAATTTTTCTATGAGAAATAATTATTTTAGTCCTATCGAACAATGCGATATTTTGTCGACATTGGTATAATATCGTTAGATGAAGTCGAGTAATGAGAGAGGTGGATTCGGTGGTTCAGTCGATGCTTACAGAGGAACAAAATATTTGGAATAGCTGGATAAATGATCGCGATCCTCATGCAGGAAATGTATTAGTAAAAAAGTACAAACCACTTGTAACATATCATGTACAACGAATCGGTACAGGTTTACCGAAAAACGTTTCACGAGATGATTTAATGAGCCTAGGAATGATGGGCCTATTTGATGCACTCAATAAATTTGATATTAATCGAGACTTGAAATTTGATACATATGCTTCTTTCCGTGTACGTGGTGCCATCATTGATGGATTAAGAAAAGAAGACTGGTTACCACGTTCTGCACGGGAGAAAGCAAAGAAAATGGAAGCGGAGATTGAGAAGCTAGAGCAGAAACTCATGCGCCAACCATCGCCTGAGGAGCTGGCAGAATCGCTGAATTTACCAGTAGATGAAGTCTATCAAACGATACAAGAACATTTCTTTTCAAATGTACTGTCTATTCATGAGCAATCACCTGATCAAGAAGAAGCAGAGGGGAAATCCTTTGTCATTCGAGACGACAATACAAGAACGCCTGAAGAAGAAGCAGTTCATGTGGAATTAATTGCAGATTTAGCAGAAAACATAAAAAAATTGAATGAAAAAGAACAACTTGTCTTAAGTTTATTTTATACAGAAGAATTGACGTTAACCGAAATTGGAGAAATGCTAGAGCTTTCCACATCACGAATATCACAAATTCACTCGAAAGCATTATTTAAATTAAGAAAACTACTTACTCAAGAAGTGCTCGTCTAAGCGGATCAAGTCCTAGACGGGCTTTTTTTCAGTCAACAAGGTACGGCGAAGGTTGCAAGATAGAGTTCGAATCAGACTGAAATTTGGTTGAACCGGCGAAACGTAATGTAAGCGGACGAAAAGAGTGGCTGAACGGACGAAACGTAATCTAAGCGGACGAAAGATCCGTTGAACGGACGAAATCGCTTTCCAAGCGGACAAAAGGAGCTGCTATCCGGACCAGCTTATATCCTATGCGGACGCAAAAGTGCAACTTCCAAACGAAAGCAATTATTATTTCAGGAGGGGATTTTGTGAGCTTAAAAGGTGTGGAGTTACAAATTGCCATTCCTAAAACCTTTGATGCTGGAAAGACAGTAGAGCAGCATCAACAACATGTCATTCATCAGCAACTTCATGCAAATGAAGCGTTAAAAAAAGAAGTTGAGCGGAAAGCGTTAACTGTAAATGATACGGAAAAAGTCGACAAAGTAAAAGATGAAAACCAACATCACGAACACGATGAAGAGTCATCATCAAACAACAAACAAAGGAAATCGTCAAAGCAAAGTCGAGCGCATCATCCGTTTAAAGGAAATATTATTGACTATAGTGGATAGGAGAACTGGATCGAATGGTCGCATTTTTAATTGTTTTACTCATCATTTCACAGCTGATTTCGTTTTATTTCATTATATTATTAAATACAAAAGTGTCGAAGTTCAAGGAGTTAGAAGTTCGTCAAGACCAACTAATTCGTGAAATGGACGATGCCATTAGTGTCTATTTAATGGAAATGCGCGAAGAAAATAATCGGTTAATTCAGGAACTTACAAAAGCAAAAAGTAAAAATGGTCAACAACCTATGCAACCAATTAACAATGAGCAGATTGTTGGATCGCCAGAAGTAGAAAAACAAAAAGTACAAAAGGAAACACAAGAAAATGAAATTGCCCTCACCCCTAAAATTGCCGTACCAAAAAGTATTGTAAAAAATGCTTATAATCGACAAAAAACTCAACCAGCTAATGCTGAAACTGTCGGAAATCAGCCACATAAAGAAGAGCGAGACAAGGGATCACTAGACCGTCAGTCGAGTGATGAAAGCGAAAAAAGTTTTGAACAACAAGTCATAAAACTTCACCATGATGGCAAGTCTATAGAAGAAATTGCGAAAATTACGCAAAAAGGTAAGACTGAAATTGAATTATTATTAAAATTTCATGTGTAAAAGTATTGCAGACGTTAGGTAATTATGTTATATTTTCAAATGGTGTTAATAATACACACGCATTTCGATGTAATAAGTGGTGCTTCTACAAAAGTTGCTTATTTCAGATGAAAAATGCGGAGGAACAAAACCAAAATTAGGAGGAAATATTCATGTCAGTAATTTCAATGAAACAATTACTTGAAGCTGGTGTACATTTCGGACACCAAACTCGCCGTTGGAATCCAAAAATGAAAAAATACATTTTTGTTGAGCGTAACGGTATCTACATTATCGATTTACAAAAAACAGTTAAAAAATTAGAGGAAGCTTATGACTTCATGCGTCAAGTTGGCCAAGATGGCGGTAAAGTTCTTTTCGTAGGAACTAAAAAACAAGCTCAAGACGCTATTAAAGAAGAAGCTGAGCGCTCTGGTAACTACTACATCAACCAACGTTGGTTAGGTGGTACTTTAACAAACTTCGGTACGATTCAAAAACGTGTTGCACGTTTAAAAGCAATCGAAAAAATGGAAGAAGACGGTACTTTCGAAGTTCTTCCTAAAAAAGAAGTTATCCAACTTAAAAAAGAACACGAACGTCTAGTTAAATTCTTAGGCGGTATCCGTGATATGGCAGATATTCCAGACGTTATGTTCGTGGTTGACCCACGTAAAGAACGTATCGCTGTAGCTGAAGCTCGTAAATTAAACATTCCGATCGTTGGTATTGTTGATACTAACTGTGATCCAGATGAAATTGACTACGTAATTCCAGCAAACGACGATGCAATCCGTGCTGTTAAATTATTAACTGCTAAAATGGCTGATGCTCTTATCGAATCAAAACAAGGTGAGTCAGAAGCTCCAGCTGAAGAAGTAGTTGCTGAGTAATTCACTGCAACAAAAGGTGATAAGTGGATGACCCCTCTTATCACCTTTTTTTAAGAACTTTTTAGACTAATGTAGATGGCTGTTAGAATTTGTCGTTCGCCAATTAACTTTCTGTTAAATAAGTGATGTTTCGACAATGTTGAAAACAAGTGATTGTACGATGTCTAAAATGGCAATTATAAATAGAATAATATCTACTCAAGGAGGAACTTCCAAATGGCAATTACTGCTCAATTAGTAAAAGAACTTCGTGAAAAAACAGGCGCAGGTATGATGGACTGTAAAAAAGCGTTAGTAGAAACTGATGGTAACATCGATGCTGCAATCGACTTCTTACGTGAAAAAGGTCTTTCTTCTGCTGCTAAGAAAGCTGACCGTATCGCTGCTGAAGGTACAACTTATGTTTTAGTTGAAGGAAATGAAGCAATTCTATTAGAAGTTAATGCTGAAACTGACTTTGTAGCGAAAAACGAAAAATTCCAAGTTTTAGTTTCTGAATTAGCAAAACAATTATTAGCTGGTAAACCAGAATCAGTAGAAGCTGCATTAGAATTAACAAACGCTGAAGGTGTGAAAATTGCTGATCAAATTTCTACAGCTGTAGCAACAATCGGTGAAAAAATCACTCTTCGTCGCTTCGAATTAAAAACTAAAACTGATGCAGACGCTTTCGGTTCTTACCTACATATGGGCGGAAGAATTGGCGTATTAGTAGTTCTTGAAGGTTCAACTGATGCAGACGCTG
Coding sequences:
- a CDS encoding chemotaxis protein CheW; its protein translation is MTTALEQVKVIVFQLADKEYAIPVSNVQGIEKLMHITRVPKTEKYVKGVINLRGVITPIIDLRERFELPANDNGDAARIIIITFDDKEVGFVVDSANDVMDISVSAIEQQPEVVGTAEEEFISGVAKIENRLLILLHLEKVLNP
- a CDS encoding chemotaxis protein CheC, whose translation is MNDNSKITSFHLDVLKEIGNIGAAHAATALSDLLGKKIDMKVPKVEMVPFHEMMELAGGSETVVVGVYLRLEGETQGSMFFILPIEQANRFIRRLIQDEAFDFNGPDISELGLSAMQEMGNILSGSYLSALSDFTGLKIFPTVPGLSVDMFGAIVSTGLIEISQVSDQVMVINTSIFEEDQELSNAVHGQFLLLPDPDSFDSIFKALGVL
- a CDS encoding chemotaxis protein CheD; translated protein: MQSSNVDKTVKVGIAQMDIVKTPNTIRTSGLGSCVGVVLYDETKNIAGLVHVMLPDSSLARKESINAAKFADTGIEELIERLKREGAHPFRLKAKIAGGAQMFKFTSDKDSMRIGPRNVEAVKNMLKKNGISIVAEDTGGNSGRTIEFDPATSKLSIRTVNQGVTEI
- a CDS encoding FliA/WhiG family RNA polymerase sigma factor, whose amino-acid sequence is MLTEEQNIWNSWINDRDPHAGNVLVKKYKPLVTYHVQRIGTGLPKNVSRDDLMSLGMMGLFDALNKFDINRDLKFDTYASFRVRGAIIDGLRKEDWLPRSAREKAKKMEAEIEKLEQKLMRQPSPEELAESLNLPVDEVYQTIQEHFFSNVLSIHEQSPDQEEAEGKSFVIRDDNTRTPEEEAVHVELIADLAENIKKLNEKEQLVLSLFYTEELTLTEIGEMLELSTSRISQIHSKALFKLRKLLTQEVLV
- a CDS encoding RNA polymerase subunit sigma, which translates into the protein MSLKGVELQIAIPKTFDAGKTVEQHQQHVIHQQLHANEALKKEVERKALTVNDTEKVDKVKDENQHHEHDEESSSNNKQRKSSKQSRAHHPFKGNIIDYSG
- the rpsB gene encoding 30S ribosomal protein S2, producing the protein MSVISMKQLLEAGVHFGHQTRRWNPKMKKYIFVERNGIYIIDLQKTVKKLEEAYDFMRQVGQDGGKVLFVGTKKQAQDAIKEEAERSGNYYINQRWLGGTLTNFGTIQKRVARLKAIEKMEEDGTFEVLPKKEVIQLKKEHERLVKFLGGIRDMADIPDVMFVVDPRKERIAVAEARKLNIPIVGIVDTNCDPDEIDYVIPANDDAIRAVKLLTAKMADALIESKQGESEAPAEEVVAE
- the tsf gene encoding translation elongation factor Ts: MAITAQLVKELREKTGAGMMDCKKALVETDGNIDAAIDFLREKGLSSAAKKADRIAAEGTTYVLVEGNEAILLEVNAETDFVAKNEKFQVLVSELAKQLLAGKPESVEAALELTNAEGVKIADQISTAVATIGEKITLRRFELKTKTDADAFGSYLHMGGRIGVLVVLEGSTDADAAKDVAMHIAAINPQYVSRDEVSADVVERERKVLTEQALNEGKPENIVAKMVEGRLGKFFEEVCLLDQTFVKNSDQKVRDFVKTTGGNITSFVRFAVGEGIEKREDNFAEEVMNQVKGQ